A stretch of the Agromyces larvae genome encodes the following:
- a CDS encoding extracellular solute-binding protein, with the protein MPTLVLAAAVSLSLFGCAPAEVAPEDVVIPEGDLADQSGTLTPSNPTTLTTWITSAQQAPAPDNKITKLLQEKLGVTLEYEIIAPDNVDQKIGVMLAGGDFPDLVGTTDLKLRLLEGGALLPLDDMLATGDYPNISTHVEDDIKKMSYSGGEVDPGLYIIPNYNRFYGEITGGVYYGPAFWIQKRVLEEAGYPDLENMTLDRYFKLIEDYKAKHPETDGIPTVGFELLASTGREWGMTNPPALLAGSPNNGGVIVDEDGDAEIYADKDIAKDFYKVLNEKYADGIVDPESFTLTFDQYTAKLATGAVLGMHDQGWNFQTATDSLKSAGKDEYTYVPLMPVYEGVEPWYADRDVMNTNQGFGVSVSSKQPEKALKFIDLMLSEPWQKVLSWGIAGEDYEVGDDGVFYRTEEQRANRQDLTWRSSNRLEALIDILPKHNGQFTDGNAYSPDDQPTEFFETLSDYDRGIMEQYGKKTWREFVNAPPENPKYYPAWSIGLDDEATQVNQQLTDANVQNLPKVIAGSPSDFEKNWKSYVDAIHAIDVKVYEDAINEGIQDRLANW; encoded by the coding sequence TTGCCAACGCTGGTCCTGGCTGCTGCAGTCTCGCTGAGCCTGTTCGGGTGCGCCCCCGCCGAGGTCGCTCCGGAGGATGTCGTCATCCCCGAGGGTGATCTGGCCGACCAGTCGGGAACGCTGACCCCCAGCAACCCCACGACGCTCACGACGTGGATCACGTCCGCACAGCAGGCCCCGGCCCCCGACAACAAGATCACGAAGCTGCTCCAGGAGAAGCTCGGCGTCACCCTGGAGTACGAGATCATCGCTCCGGACAACGTCGACCAGAAGATCGGCGTCATGCTCGCCGGCGGTGACTTCCCCGACCTCGTGGGCACCACCGACCTGAAGCTGCGTCTCCTTGAGGGTGGCGCTCTGCTGCCCCTGGACGACATGCTGGCCACCGGGGACTACCCCAACATCTCCACGCACGTCGAGGACGACATCAAGAAGATGAGCTACTCGGGTGGAGAGGTCGACCCGGGCCTGTACATCATCCCGAACTACAACCGCTTCTACGGCGAGATCACGGGCGGCGTGTACTACGGTCCCGCGTTCTGGATCCAGAAGCGCGTCCTCGAGGAGGCCGGCTACCCGGACCTCGAGAACATGACGCTCGACCGCTACTTCAAGCTCATCGAGGACTACAAGGCGAAGCACCCCGAGACCGACGGCATCCCGACCGTGGGCTTCGAGCTGCTGGCGTCCACGGGCCGCGAGTGGGGCATGACGAACCCGCCGGCGCTGCTGGCCGGTTCCCCGAACAACGGTGGCGTGATCGTCGACGAAGACGGCGACGCAGAGATCTACGCCGACAAGGACATCGCGAAGGACTTCTACAAGGTCCTCAACGAGAAGTACGCCGACGGGATCGTCGACCCCGAGTCCTTCACTCTGACGTTCGACCAGTACACCGCGAAGCTGGCCACCGGCGCCGTGCTCGGTATGCACGACCAGGGCTGGAACTTCCAGACCGCCACCGACTCGCTGAAGAGCGCCGGCAAGGACGAGTACACCTACGTGCCGCTCATGCCCGTCTACGAGGGCGTGGAGCCCTGGTACGCCGACCGCGATGTCATGAACACCAACCAGGGCTTCGGCGTCTCGGTCTCCAGCAAGCAGCCCGAGAAGGCGCTGAAGTTCATCGACCTCATGCTCAGCGAGCCCTGGCAGAAGGTGCTCTCGTGGGGCATCGCGGGTGAAGACTACGAGGTCGGCGACGACGGCGTCTTCTACCGCACGGAGGAGCAGCGGGCCAACCGCCAGGACCTCACGTGGCGCTCTTCCAACCGCCTCGAGGCGCTGATCGACATCCTGCCCAAGCACAATGGCCAGTTCACCGACGGCAACGCCTACAGCCCCGACGACCAGCCCACCGAGTTCTTCGAGACGCTGAGCGACTACGACCGCGGCATCATGGAGCAGTACGGCAAGAAGACCTGGCGCGAGTTCGTGAACGCGCCGCCGGAGAACCCGAAGTACTACCCGGCGTGGAGCATCGGGCTCGACGACGAGGCCACGCAGGTCAACCAGCAGCTGACCGACGCTAACGTGCAGAACCTGCCGAAGGTCATCGCCGGTAGCCCGTCCGACTTCGAGAAGAACTGGAAGTCCTACGTCGACGCCATCCACGCCATCGACGTGAAGGTCTACGAGGACGCCATCAACGAGGGCATCCAGGACCGTCTGGCCAACTGGTAA
- a CDS encoding GH39 family glycosyl hydrolase — MHHDASTSTLVIDGRAPIDATLRHVWNECVGAGRANEALRADWQAQFREAVEVLGARYVRFHGLFHDDMFVYRTENGGGFGPPAQLPAPVYTFAYVDKVFDAILETGARPFVELGFMPRQLATRTETLFWWKAHCSPPRNMDDWVALVTATVEHWIARYGIDEVRQWPFEVWNEPNLVPNFWTGTRTEYFELYAATARAIKAIDPQLRVGGPSTSVFVPDARYAGEYYDPSLEEATAVAEDPDELDWQPVWIREFIAYCAERDLPVDFLSTHLYPTDYAADSLGKVSAITRHKDATYDDLQLMRQIIENSPYPHAALHITEWSTSPSSRDSIHDTVFAASYIVRAFLKGAPLADSISYWTFTDVFEEGGGGIGPFHGGFGFVNENGLHKPTFHAMAMLNRLGDRVLADLDDGVITRSSSNGDLSAIFTNYPADMGRMGLAAQNSYADTRFLAEVGPSRRVQHAIRGLTPGDRFAIEILDWNHGNVAEAWYQLGAPLNLSREQTARLREVADDLDHRTLAVDPDGTLTIDVELAPWAVMSIAPAES, encoded by the coding sequence ATGCATCACGACGCGTCGACGTCGACCCTGGTGATCGATGGGCGCGCGCCGATCGATGCGACCCTGCGCCACGTGTGGAACGAGTGCGTCGGCGCGGGCCGCGCGAACGAGGCCTTGCGTGCCGACTGGCAGGCACAGTTCCGCGAGGCGGTCGAGGTGCTGGGTGCGCGGTACGTCCGCTTTCACGGCCTGTTCCACGACGACATGTTCGTGTATCGAACGGAGAACGGCGGCGGCTTCGGCCCACCGGCGCAGTTGCCGGCGCCGGTCTACACCTTCGCGTACGTCGACAAGGTGTTCGACGCGATCCTCGAGACTGGCGCTCGCCCGTTCGTCGAGCTCGGGTTCATGCCTCGCCAGCTCGCCACCCGGACCGAGACGCTGTTCTGGTGGAAGGCGCACTGCAGCCCGCCCCGGAACATGGACGACTGGGTCGCGCTCGTCACCGCGACCGTCGAGCACTGGATCGCGCGATACGGGATCGACGAGGTTCGGCAATGGCCCTTCGAGGTGTGGAACGAACCGAACCTGGTCCCCAATTTCTGGACCGGAACCCGCACCGAGTACTTCGAGCTCTACGCGGCGACCGCCCGGGCGATCAAGGCGATCGACCCGCAGTTGCGGGTCGGGGGCCCCTCAACGAGCGTCTTCGTTCCCGACGCCCGCTACGCCGGGGAGTACTACGACCCGTCGCTGGAGGAGGCGACCGCCGTGGCGGAAGATCCCGACGAACTCGACTGGCAGCCCGTGTGGATCCGCGAGTTCATCGCGTACTGCGCCGAGCGCGATCTCCCGGTCGACTTCCTGTCGACCCACTTGTACCCGACGGACTACGCGGCCGACTCGCTCGGCAAGGTCAGCGCGATCACCAGGCATAAGGACGCCACGTACGACGATCTGCAACTGATGCGCCAGATCATCGAGAACAGCCCCTACCCGCACGCCGCGCTGCACATCACCGAGTGGTCGACATCGCCGTCCAGCCGGGACTCGATCCACGACACGGTCTTCGCGGCGTCGTACATCGTCCGGGCGTTCCTCAAGGGCGCACCACTGGCCGATTCCATCTCCTACTGGACGTTCACGGACGTGTTCGAGGAGGGCGGCGGCGGCATCGGCCCGTTCCACGGCGGGTTCGGATTCGTCAACGAGAACGGACTGCACAAGCCGACGTTCCACGCGATGGCCATGCTCAACCGCCTCGGTGACCGCGTGCTGGCCGACCTGGACGACGGCGTCATCACCCGCTCCTCGTCGAACGGCGACCTCTCGGCGATCTTCACCAACTACCCGGCCGACATGGGCCGGATGGGGCTCGCCGCGCAGAACTCGTATGCCGACACGCGGTTCCTTGCCGAGGTCGGGCCTAGCCGACGGGTGCAACACGCGATCCGCGGCCTCACCCCCGGCGACCGCTTCGCCATCGAGATCCTCGACTGGAACCACGGCAATGTCGCGGAGGCCTGGTACCAGCTCGGC
- a CDS encoding IS5 family transposase (programmed frameshift), whose protein sequence is MSRDVISDEVWAVIGPLFPAPKATGRPPVDARTVVEATVWRFRTGAPWRDVPERFGNWNTLYKNFNRWSHAGVWAAVLEQVQSHAHQAGDLDWVASIDSTIVRVHQHGATLPRATGAGSNYKKYGPEPPDHAIGRSRGGLTTKNHLVCDGKGRALAFVLTGGQVADTSLLSETLSQIRVPGAAGRPRTRPDRVIADKGYPSKANRAWLRAHGIAATIPERADQIAHRRKRRGRPIDFGDEQRRRYRGRNVVERCFNELKKWRGIAMRSDKTARSYHSALCLAATLAWLNARFSNTA, encoded by the exons GTGTCTCGCGATGTGATCTCTGACGAGGTGTGGGCTGTGATCGGCCCGTTGTTCCCAGCGCCGAAGGCGACGGGACGTCCCCCGGTCGATGCGCGCACCGTGGTCGAGGCGACCGTGTGGCGATTCCGCACGGGAGCGCCGTGGCGGGATGTCCCGGAGCGGTTCGGGAACTGGAACACGCTGTACAAGAACTTCAACAGGTGGTCCCACGCGGGCGTCTGGGCGGCCGTGCTCGAACAGGTCCAGTCGCACGCTCACCAGGCTGGGGATCTGGACTGGGTCGCGTCGATCGATTCGACGATCGTGCGCGTGCATCAGCACGGCGCGACCCTGCCCCGTGCCACA GGGGCGGGATCGAACTACAAGAAATACGGTCCGGAGCCGCCTGATCACGCGATCGGCCGGTCCCGCGGCGGCCTGACGACGAAGAACCACCTGGTCTGCGACGGGAAGGGGCGGGCGCTGGCGTTCGTGCTCACCGGCGGTCAGGTCGCCGACACCAGCCTGCTGAGCGAGACGCTCTCGCAGATCCGCGTCCCCGGCGCGGCGGGACGTCCGCGGACGCGCCCGGACCGGGTGATCGCGGACAAGGGCTACCCGTCGAAAGCGAACCGGGCGTGGCTGCGTGCGCACGGCATCGCGGCCACGATCCCCGAACGTGCCGATCAGATCGCGCACCGTCGGAAGCGCCGGGGTCGGCCGATCGACTTCGGCGATGAGCAACGCCGCCGCTACCGAGGCCGGAATGTCGTTGAACGCTGCTTCAACGAGTTGAAGAAATGGCGCGGTATCGCGATGCGCTCAGACAAGACCGCCCGCAGCTATCACTCCGCGCTCTGCCTCGCCGCGACCCTGGCGTGGCTCAACGCACGATTTAGCAACACTGCCTAG
- a CDS encoding alpha-N-arabinofuranosidase, which produces MTTTTTAIIDLDLPGATISRHVYGHFAEHLGRCIYGGFWVGEDSPIPNVRGIRSDVVSALRNLQIPNLRWPGGCFADDYHWRDGIGPRDQRPRMVNSHWGDVVEDNAFGTHEFMDLCELLDAVPYVSGNVGSGSVQEMSDWVEYLTRADDSPMAALRRANGRDEPWRVPFWGLGNEAWGCGGSLRAEQFASLARQYATYSRNHGDNDLYRIAAGASDADLHWTETLMRSFDDLAADPAEPARPFQAVSLHYYTMTGTWSDKGDATEFSTDEWYTAMARAQRMEELLTRHSTVMDRYDPHRKVGLVVDEWGTWWNVATGTNPGFLYQQNTLRDALVASMHFDAFHRHAERVVMANIAQTVNVLQAMILTDPDSGALVLTPTYHVFAMNAGHHDASALAVHLRGVETRTVDGSELPLVSASASVKGDSALISLSNLDVDTDRTIVLDLRGRDVVGHEARALTASALDAHNTPEQLDAVAPNAHDGVRPHPRGLELDLPAHSYVTVSLDLQ; this is translated from the coding sequence ATGACGACCACCACGACAGCGATCATCGACCTCGACCTTCCCGGTGCGACGATCAGTCGGCACGTGTACGGGCACTTCGCGGAGCACCTGGGGCGGTGCATCTACGGCGGGTTCTGGGTGGGAGAGGACTCGCCCATCCCGAACGTGCGCGGCATCCGATCCGACGTCGTGTCGGCCCTGCGAAACCTGCAGATCCCGAACCTGCGCTGGCCGGGGGGCTGCTTCGCCGATGACTACCACTGGCGTGACGGCATCGGCCCGCGCGACCAGCGACCACGGATGGTCAACTCCCACTGGGGAGACGTGGTCGAGGACAACGCGTTCGGCACCCACGAGTTCATGGACCTGTGCGAGCTGCTCGACGCGGTCCCGTACGTGTCGGGGAACGTCGGGTCCGGTTCGGTCCAGGAGATGTCGGACTGGGTCGAGTACCTGACCCGTGCGGACGACTCCCCCATGGCGGCGCTGCGCCGGGCGAACGGGCGCGACGAGCCGTGGCGGGTACCGTTCTGGGGGCTGGGGAACGAGGCGTGGGGGTGCGGCGGGAGCCTGCGAGCGGAGCAGTTCGCTTCGCTGGCCCGGCAGTACGCCACCTACTCGCGCAACCACGGCGACAACGATCTGTACCGGATCGCGGCCGGCGCGAGCGACGCGGACCTGCACTGGACCGAGACGCTGATGCGCTCGTTCGACGACCTGGCCGCCGACCCGGCCGAGCCGGCCCGCCCGTTCCAGGCGGTGTCGCTGCACTACTACACGATGACGGGCACCTGGAGCGACAAGGGCGATGCCACCGAGTTCAGCACGGACGAGTGGTACACGGCGATGGCCAGGGCGCAGCGCATGGAGGAGCTCCTCACCCGCCACTCGACGGTGATGGACAGATACGACCCTCACCGCAAGGTGGGCCTGGTCGTCGATGAGTGGGGCACCTGGTGGAACGTCGCCACGGGCACTAACCCGGGGTTCTTGTACCAGCAGAACACGCTGCGCGACGCACTGGTCGCCTCGATGCACTTCGACGCCTTCCACCGGCACGCGGAGCGGGTCGTGATGGCGAACATCGCGCAGACGGTCAACGTGCTGCAGGCGATGATCCTCACCGACCCCGACTCGGGTGCGCTGGTGCTCACGCCGACCTACCACGTCTTCGCCATGAACGCCGGGCACCACGACGCCTCCGCGCTCGCGGTGCACCTGCGCGGCGTGGAGACCCGCACCGTGGACGGGTCCGAGCTGCCGCTGGTCTCGGCGTCCGCGTCGGTGAAGGGCGACTCCGCGCTCATCTCGTTGTCGAACCTCGATGTCGACACCGATCGCACGATCGTGCTCGACCTGCGCGGCCGCGACGTCGTCGGCCACGAGGCGCGGGCGCTGACCGCGTCCGCGCTAGATGCGCACAACACCCCGGAGCAGCTCGACGCCGTCGCGCCGAACGCGCACGACGGCGTGCGGCCCCACCCGCGCGGGCTCGAGCTCGACCTGCCCGCGCACTCCTACGTCACCGTCAGCCTCGATCTGCAGTGA
- a CDS encoding DUF624 domain-containing protein: MTPRPPGSLRGPIRQPARHLHTPKDLIILRFNPASWLWRILDLLGSAILISLFWVASVALVVTAGAGTVVAYEICRRHVLGKDGSYRAIAGKAWRQSWKQATVIGLLAVAVAAIGVVTLSFVPTVGLTAVLIPLIVVVLFLVLLLFWCLPLVARFTNPTWRQLLNGFTLGLTKPSLTFLLAIAVVLGGAAVWNFMPAVFVVPGLILVWWCYLLERFFVARGYVQPEPEETEA, encoded by the coding sequence ATGACGCCTCGGCCCCCCGGCTCGCTGCGGGGGCCGATCCGTCAGCCGGCTCGGCATCTGCACACACCGAAGGACCTGATCATTCTCCGTTTCAATCCCGCCTCGTGGCTGTGGCGCATCCTGGACCTGCTCGGCTCCGCCATCCTGATCAGCCTGTTCTGGGTGGCGAGCGTCGCCCTGGTGGTGACGGCGGGCGCGGGCACCGTGGTCGCCTACGAGATCTGCCGCCGCCACGTCCTGGGCAAAGACGGAAGCTATCGGGCGATCGCCGGGAAGGCATGGCGGCAGAGCTGGAAACAGGCGACCGTGATCGGACTGCTGGCCGTCGCCGTCGCAGCCATCGGCGTCGTCACGCTCTCCTTCGTGCCCACGGTGGGGCTGACCGCGGTGCTGATCCCGCTCATCGTCGTCGTCTTGTTCCTCGTACTCCTCCTCTTCTGGTGCCTCCCCCTCGTCGCTCGCTTCACCAACCCCACCTGGCGCCAGCTGCTCAACGGGTTCACGTTGGGTCTGACGAAGCCCAGCCTGACGTTCCTGCTCGCGATCGCCGTCGTCCTCGGGGGCGCCGCCGTGTGGAACTTCATGCCGGCGGTGTTCGTGGTGCCCGGCCTGATCCTCGTGTGGTGGTGCTACCTGCTCGAGCGGTTCTTCGTCGCCCGCGGCTACGTGCAGCCCGAGCCGGAAGAGACCGAGGCTTGA
- a CDS encoding LacI family DNA-binding transcriptional regulator, with protein MADVAREAGVSVMTVSNVLNERLPVGETTRARVMAAVEALGYEVNLTARHLRAGRTDTVAFIAPSFHDYFGEVSDEIALRVESEGRHLVLERTGGGPEQEMEALSVSRLRLYDGVLLSVAGLDIDRLERVRTSTPIVLLGERDAPERFDHVRLANEEGARLATAHMIDGGSRRIVALGGTFDPGHTMSSDRRLGWERAMTDAGLGVDPRYVVPISEYSSAAARDALLEVIDSGLPFDGVCSITDVIALGAISALAERGLRIPEDVQVTGFDNLEMVQFVPPGLTSVDANHEELAEKAVGMLHRRIAGWDGPAEHVVVPVRLVVRGSTRGRA; from the coding sequence ATGGCGGATGTCGCCCGTGAGGCCGGCGTCTCGGTCATGACGGTGTCGAACGTCCTCAACGAGCGGCTTCCGGTCGGCGAGACGACGCGTGCCCGCGTCATGGCGGCCGTCGAGGCGCTCGGATACGAGGTCAATCTGACGGCACGCCACCTGCGGGCCGGACGGACGGACACCGTCGCGTTCATCGCTCCGTCGTTCCACGACTATTTCGGCGAGGTCTCGGACGAGATCGCGCTGCGGGTTGAGTCGGAAGGACGACACCTGGTCCTCGAGCGCACGGGTGGGGGCCCCGAACAGGAGATGGAGGCGCTGAGCGTCTCCCGCCTCCGCCTCTACGACGGCGTGCTGCTGTCAGTGGCCGGCCTCGACATCGACCGGCTGGAGCGGGTTCGCACGTCGACGCCCATCGTCCTGCTCGGCGAGCGCGACGCGCCCGAGCGTTTCGATCACGTCCGGCTCGCGAACGAGGAGGGCGCCCGGCTCGCCACGGCGCACATGATCGACGGCGGTTCCCGGCGCATCGTGGCGCTGGGCGGCACGTTCGACCCCGGGCACACGATGTCCTCGGACCGCCGTCTCGGGTGGGAGCGTGCCATGACCGACGCCGGACTGGGCGTCGACCCGCGGTACGTGGTGCCGATCTCCGAGTACAGTTCAGCCGCAGCGCGTGATGCGCTGCTGGAGGTCATCGACTCGGGTCTGCCCTTCGACGGGGTTTGCTCGATCACCGATGTCATCGCGCTCGGAGCGATCTCGGCGCTGGCGGAGCGCGGGCTGCGCATCCCCGAGGACGTCCAGGTCACGGGCTTCGACAACCTCGAGATGGTGCAGTTCGTGCCGCCCGGCCTCACCTCGGTCGACGCCAACCACGAGGAGCTCGCCGAGAAGGCCGTCGGGATGCTGCACCGGCGGATCGCGGGTTGGGACGGTCCAGCCGAGCACGTCGTCGTACCCGTCCGACTCGTCGTGCGCGGATCCACCCGCGGCAGGGCGTAG
- a CDS encoding ABC transporter permease translates to MAVPLLLYQILFKYVPAYGWAIAFQDYKPGRGSVWNQEWVGFEHWVNLFTGVNGERFGRVVINTLGQSSLSLVVGTLGAIILALLLNEVKNQPFKRIMQNITYMPHFLSWVIVASLASVALSLPSSGGFINQILMDLNIVDEPVMFLTDPNSFWGIVAGTNLWKELGWNTILYLAAITAIDPTLYEAAEVDGAGRYRKMFSITLPGIMPTIVVLLIINSGWILSTNFELPYFLGNGLIAETAETIDVFVLRYGYELGNYSLAVVAGIFKTVVAIILVGSANLAAKRLNQESLV, encoded by the coding sequence ATGGCCGTCCCGCTGCTGCTCTACCAGATCCTGTTCAAGTACGTCCCGGCCTACGGCTGGGCGATCGCATTCCAGGACTACAAGCCCGGGCGCGGCAGCGTCTGGAACCAGGAATGGGTCGGCTTCGAGCACTGGGTCAACCTGTTCACGGGAGTCAACGGCGAACGGTTCGGACGGGTTGTGATCAACACGCTGGGACAGTCGAGCCTGTCCCTGGTCGTGGGGACCCTCGGCGCCATCATCCTGGCGCTGCTGCTGAACGAGGTCAAGAACCAGCCGTTCAAGCGGATCATGCAGAACATCACCTACATGCCGCACTTCCTCAGCTGGGTGATCGTGGCGAGTCTCGCGTCCGTGGCCCTGTCGCTGCCTTCCTCCGGCGGGTTCATCAACCAGATCCTCATGGATCTGAACATCGTCGACGAACCGGTCATGTTCCTGACCGATCCGAACAGCTTCTGGGGGATCGTCGCCGGAACCAACCTGTGGAAGGAACTGGGCTGGAACACGATCCTCTACCTGGCCGCGATCACCGCCATCGACCCGACCTTGTACGAGGCCGCCGAGGTCGACGGCGCTGGCCGCTACCGCAAGATGTTCAGCATCACGCTCCCCGGCATCATGCCGACGATCGTGGTGCTGCTGATCATCAACAGCGGGTGGATCCTTTCGACGAACTTCGAGCTGCCGTACTTCCTCGGCAACGGTCTGATCGCCGAGACGGCTGAGACCATCGACGTCTTCGTGCTGCGGTACGGCTACGAGCTGGGCAACTACAGCCTCGCTGTCGTCGCGGGCATCTTCAAGACCGTCGTCGCCATCATTCTGGTGGGCTCGGCAAACCTAGCGGCCAAGCGCCTCAACCAAGAGTCGCTGGTCTAG
- a CDS encoding tyrosine-type recombinase/integrase — protein MGDLAAGQLTVRNAGSGTDTTKTRASRRTLPVPETVLPWLTSVIADRPKSAYVFASPRRVGRAVAKTYPNQALTRAVARANDGRAESIKRITVHGLRHTFAAITLSEAGGDILSVSRAMGHAKPSITLDKYGHLAPAGLAPLMAKIDALVNSLAPAA, from the coding sequence GTGGGTGATCTCGCCGCGGGCCAGCTCACGGTCAGGAACGCAGGCAGCGGCACAGACACGACGAAGACGCGCGCGAGCCGACGTACGCTCCCCGTTCCAGAGACCGTGCTTCCGTGGCTCACCAGTGTCATCGCTGATCGCCCCAAGAGCGCCTACGTGTTTGCCAGCCCACGCAGAGTCGGTCGAGCTGTAGCGAAGACGTATCCCAATCAGGCCCTGACCCGTGCAGTGGCGAGAGCGAATGACGGTCGCGCGGAGTCGATCAAACGCATCACCGTTCACGGGCTCAGACACACCTTCGCGGCGATCACGCTCTCCGAGGCCGGTGGTGACATCCTGTCTGTCTCCCGTGCGATGGGGCACGCGAAACCCTCCATCACGCTGGACAAGTACGGGCATCTTGCGCCCGCCGGCCTCGCGCCGCTCATGGCGAAGATTGACGCTCTGGTGAATTCACTTGCACCCGCGGCCTGA
- a CDS encoding carbohydrate ABC transporter permease, with product MSSTLTVKPLTKRASSRRRSARNRWTVERVIFTTLNTSLLLLLSAVMLYPLLNTLAISLNDGMDAVKGGIGIWPRVFSLQNYDVVLNMHSIYQAFFMSVLKTVVVVVTNLFFTSMLAYALSRNEFIFRKPITVIFVLTLYFDAGLIPNYLLIKDLGMLNTFHAYWVPVIISAFNLIILRTYMKTIPEEVIESARIDGAGEFRIWWQIVMPLCKPTLAVVGLFVAVGSWNSWIDTLLYNSGEQWLSTLQYELQKLLSSSMNAGVNSGSASNAATVANGGQVTTPIALRSAITMVAAVPILLVYPFLQKHFVSGLTIGSVKG from the coding sequence ATGTCAAGCACCCTTACTGTGAAGCCTCTGACGAAGCGCGCATCATCACGACGCAGGTCGGCTCGCAATCGGTGGACGGTCGAGCGGGTCATCTTCACGACGCTGAACACGAGCTTGCTGCTTCTGCTCTCGGCGGTCATGCTCTACCCGCTGCTCAACACGCTCGCCATCTCCCTCAACGACGGTATGGACGCGGTCAAGGGCGGGATCGGCATCTGGCCGCGCGTGTTCTCGCTGCAGAATTACGACGTCGTGCTCAATATGCACTCCATCTATCAGGCGTTCTTCATGAGCGTCCTGAAGACGGTCGTGGTCGTGGTCACGAACCTGTTCTTCACGTCGATGCTCGCGTACGCGCTCAGCCGCAACGAGTTCATCTTCCGCAAGCCGATCACCGTGATCTTCGTGCTGACGTTGTACTTCGACGCCGGGCTGATCCCCAACTATCTGCTCATCAAGGACCTGGGGATGCTGAACACCTTCCACGCGTACTGGGTGCCGGTGATCATCAGCGCATTCAACCTGATCATCCTGCGCACCTACATGAAGACGATCCCCGAAGAGGTCATCGAATCGGCGCGGATCGATGGCGCGGGCGAATTCCGGATCTGGTGGCAGATCGTGATGCCGCTGTGCAAGCCGACGCTGGCCGTGGTGGGACTGTTCGTGGCCGTCGGCAGTTGGAACTCCTGGATCGACACCCTGCTGTACAACTCGGGCGAGCAGTGGTTGTCCACCCTGCAGTACGAATTGCAGAAGCTCCTGTCGAGCTCGATGAACGCGGGCGTGAACTCGGGTTCCGCGAGCAACGCGGCCACCGTGGCCAACGGCGGGCAGGTGACCACACCGATCGCCCTCCGATCGGCGATCACCATGGTGGCGGCCGTCCCCATCCTGCTCGTGTACCCGTTCCTGCAGAAGCACTTCGTATCCGGTCTCACGATCGGCTCCGTGAAGGGCTGA